The following are encoded in a window of Candidatus Methylomirabilota bacterium genomic DNA:
- a CDS encoding biopolymer transporter ExbD — MKFRRRPPRKARIEIIPMIDTVFFLLVFFMMASLSMTVHGGIPVNLPRAAKAEAARAPVSISISREGVIYLEREAIEPPQLTARLQERVRTEPEVGLVIEADTDARHGRVVDVMDAARLAGIGKMAIAVIPREARR; from the coding sequence GTGAAGTTCCGCCGCCGGCCGCCGCGGAAGGCCCGGATCGAGATCATCCCCATGATCGACACCGTGTTCTTCCTCCTGGTGTTCTTCATGATGGCCAGCCTCTCGATGACCGTGCACGGCGGAATCCCGGTCAACCTCCCCCGGGCCGCGAAGGCGGAGGCGGCCCGCGCGCCGGTCTCCATCTCGATCTCGCGCGAGGGCGTGATCTACCTCGAGCGCGAGGCGATCGAGCCCCCGCAGCTCACCGCGCGGCTGCAGGAGCGCGTCCGCACCGAGCCGGAAGTGGGCCTGGTCATCGAGGCCGACACCGACGCGCGGCACGGGCGCGTGGTCGACGTCATGGACGCGGCCCGGCTGGCCGGCATCGGCAAGATGGCCATCGCGGTCATCCCGCGGGAGGCGAGGCGCTGA
- a CDS encoding cytochrome c/FTR1 family iron permease, with amino-acid sequence MEFATGVRAMIGALPARPERAALEASAAGLLAAIKEQRSGDEVAAIASDLRRRIVDLYEVRVAPRQAPDVRAAAADFSAQCAICHGAVGRGDGPGAKGLNPPPADLTDAARMGEHSIFGIYNTITLGIKGTAMTGFASLPEAQRWALAFYVGGLATPDAAREQGAALWKRGVGRSELHDLRALVMATPKEVAARSGADAAAVLAYLRGEPGTLASGRESPIDFSARVLAESLDAYRQGDAARAHQLAVTAYLEGFELVEAPLSAVDGGLKSRVEAEMLRYRTLIQSRAPREAVEAEARTIASLLEAARERLDAARLSPVTTFTSALIILLREGLEAILVLAAVVAMLIKSGRREALPYVHAGWIAALALGGLTWVIASYVVTVSGAGREVTEGVTALLAAAMLLYVGFWMHRHSHAARWKAFLEGRVQAALSGRTLWTLAAISFLAVYREAFETVLFYQALWVEAGPSGHLAVGAGCLAGFAGLVVIAWLILKLGLRLPLGWFFGVGSALMALLAVVLAGKGIAALQHAGKLPVGSLDLPTIPSLGVYPTWQGLVTQIVLVVVILGAFTFSRRPAA; translated from the coding sequence GTGGAGTTCGCGACCGGAGTCCGCGCCATGATCGGCGCCCTGCCCGCGCGGCCCGAGCGCGCCGCGCTCGAGGCCAGCGCGGCCGGCCTCCTCGCCGCCATCAAGGAGCAGCGCTCCGGCGACGAGGTCGCGGCCATCGCCTCGGACCTGCGCCGGCGCATCGTCGACCTCTACGAGGTCCGCGTCGCCCCGCGCCAGGCGCCCGACGTGCGCGCCGCCGCCGCCGACTTCAGCGCGCAGTGCGCGATCTGCCACGGCGCGGTTGGGCGCGGCGACGGGCCGGGCGCGAAGGGACTGAACCCGCCGCCCGCCGATCTCACCGACGCCGCCCGCATGGGGGAGCACAGCATCTTCGGCATCTACAACACGATCACGCTCGGCATCAAGGGCACCGCCATGACCGGCTTCGCCTCCCTCCCCGAGGCGCAGCGCTGGGCGCTGGCATTCTACGTGGGCGGGCTGGCCACGCCGGACGCCGCGCGCGAGCAGGGCGCGGCGCTCTGGAAGCGCGGGGTGGGCCGCAGCGAGCTGCACGACCTGCGGGCCCTTGTCATGGCCACGCCGAAGGAAGTGGCCGCGCGCTCCGGCGCCGACGCGGCCGCGGTGCTCGCCTACCTGCGCGGCGAGCCCGGCACCCTCGCGTCCGGCCGCGAATCGCCGATCGATTTCAGCGCCCGCGTGCTCGCGGAGAGCCTCGACGCCTATCGGCAGGGCGACGCGGCGCGGGCGCACCAGCTCGCGGTCACCGCCTATCTCGAAGGCTTCGAGCTGGTGGAAGCGCCGCTCAGCGCGGTGGACGGCGGGCTGAAGAGCCGCGTCGAGGCCGAGATGCTCCGCTACCGCACCCTGATCCAGTCGCGGGCGCCCCGTGAGGCGGTGGAAGCCGAGGCGCGCACGATCGCCTCGCTCCTCGAGGCGGCGCGCGAGCGCCTCGACGCCGCGCGCCTCTCGCCGGTCACCACCTTCACCAGCGCGCTGATCATCCTGCTCCGCGAGGGGCTCGAGGCCATCCTGGTGCTGGCCGCGGTCGTCGCGATGCTGATCAAATCCGGCCGCCGCGAGGCGCTCCCCTACGTGCACGCCGGCTGGATCGCCGCGCTCGCCCTGGGCGGGCTGACCTGGGTGATCGCCTCCTACGTGGTGACGGTGAGCGGGGCCGGCCGCGAGGTCACCGAGGGGGTCACCGCGCTGCTGGCCGCGGCGATGCTGCTCTACGTGGGCTTCTGGATGCACCGCCACTCCCACGCGGCGCGGTGGAAGGCCTTCCTCGAGGGTCGCGTGCAGGCGGCCCTGTCGGGCCGGACGCTCTGGACGCTGGCCGCGATCTCGTTCCTCGCGGTCTACCGCGAGGCGTTCGAGACCGTGCTGTTCTACCAGGCCCTCTGGGTCGAGGCGGGCCCGTCGGGCCATCTCGCGGTCGGCGCCGGCTGTCTGGCCGGATTCGCCGGCCTCGTGGTGATCGCCTGGCTCATCCTGAAGCTCGGGCTGCGCCTGCCCCTCGGCTGGTTCTTCGGCGTGGGATCCGCCCTGATGGCGCTGCTGGCCGTCGTGCTCGCGGGCAAGGGCATCGCGGCCCTGCAGCACGCGGGCAAGCTGCCGGTCGGCTCACTCGATCTGCCGACGATTCCCTCGCTCGGCGTGTATCCGACGTGGCAGGGACTGGTGACCCAGATCGTGCTCGTCGTGGTGATCCTGGGCGCGTTCACGTTTTCTCGGCGGCCGGCGGCGTAG
- a CDS encoding DEAD/DEAH box helicase, with translation MDQPLLQSFRARYPFPLDDFQLRAISAILDGKSVIVSAPTGSGKTLVAEFAIHAALDRGRRIAYTTPLKALSNQKYADFVRQWGGEQVGILTGDVKVNPRAPVVVMTTEILRNMFYSGGLPGLDTVVLDECHYMGDEGRGTVWEEIIVNCPKDVALVALSATVRNVNEIADWISLVHRPIVAITHPHRPVPLQYLVADLSGEIHTYDAVRHGKVRLLGEEREGGYHDRGRWYSRRVVDPTVMLDELESRGWLPAIYFIFSRAGCERAMETVLAEGKPLLTRDQQRQVDEEIRAQIGENPAISESPLNQTIFQALGMGVGLHHAGILPTVKRFTELLFERGLCKVVFATETMSLGIHMPAKSVVLQSLTKRTDRGFRSLTHNELTQMAGRAGRRGIDAEGKCVMALDVRDGFDDMKRVVDGPPEPVMSQFKLGYGSVALLLSTGRDLATIRRIVESSFGQYQNLKRIRSLEADVHSLETGVDDARRFAAPCGDFSRIGHYRAVRSEVEVARMARGKGGRRGRSAAEAEPGRLALVRRKSGASLGLILGVDRRRHRDLIQVLLPHGGTVQMKEGNVKRVFWQTPPLHVPRDWEHRTRGLTEQMQRLSVSDLIERERSHGPEGALSAIECHRCPWGSQNRCEQAWKGLESLERQLGQKAEMLDAFRNAYWQEFLRVVEVLERFGAVQDGKLLAKGQLIAGLRHDNELLVAEMVDRGILADTTVAEAATLCSGLIEESRSGDAAVARLFLKKRPKLKRKVQDLESLANTILEVQRRHQLPMPVSVSTGFMPSVFRWASGEDDWAAIVEESFGGHEGDLIRAMRRLIDVLRQLAESPEVEPALAGALARAARIIDRGIVLESALI, from the coding sequence GTGGACCAGCCACTGCTCCAGTCGTTCCGGGCCCGCTACCCGTTTCCCCTCGACGATTTTCAGCTCCGCGCGATCTCCGCCATCCTCGACGGCAAGTCGGTGATCGTCTCGGCCCCCACCGGCTCCGGGAAGACCCTGGTCGCCGAGTTCGCCATCCACGCGGCGCTGGACCGCGGCCGGCGCATCGCCTACACCACCCCGCTCAAGGCGCTCTCCAACCAGAAGTACGCCGACTTCGTACGGCAGTGGGGCGGCGAGCAGGTCGGCATCCTCACCGGCGACGTGAAGGTCAACCCGCGCGCGCCGGTGGTGGTGATGACCACCGAGATCCTCCGCAACATGTTCTACTCGGGCGGCCTCCCCGGGCTGGACACGGTGGTGCTCGACGAGTGCCACTACATGGGCGACGAGGGACGCGGCACGGTGTGGGAGGAGATCATCGTCAACTGCCCGAAGGACGTGGCCCTGGTCGCGCTCTCCGCCACCGTGCGCAACGTCAACGAGATCGCGGACTGGATCAGCCTGGTGCACCGGCCGATCGTGGCGATCACCCATCCGCACCGGCCGGTGCCCCTGCAGTACCTGGTGGCCGACCTCTCGGGCGAGATCCACACGTACGACGCGGTCCGCCACGGCAAGGTACGCCTGCTCGGCGAGGAGCGCGAGGGCGGCTATCACGATCGCGGCCGCTGGTACAGCCGACGGGTGGTGGACCCCACCGTGATGCTCGACGAGCTGGAGAGCCGCGGGTGGCTCCCCGCGATCTACTTCATCTTCAGCCGGGCCGGCTGCGAGCGGGCGATGGAGACGGTGCTGGCCGAGGGCAAGCCGCTGCTCACCCGCGACCAGCAGCGGCAGGTGGACGAGGAGATCCGCGCTCAGATCGGCGAGAACCCGGCGATCTCGGAGTCGCCGCTGAACCAGACGATCTTCCAGGCCCTCGGCATGGGGGTGGGGCTGCACCACGCGGGCATCCTGCCCACCGTGAAGCGCTTCACCGAATTGCTCTTCGAGCGCGGCCTCTGCAAGGTGGTGTTCGCCACCGAGACCATGTCGCTCGGCATCCACATGCCGGCCAAGAGCGTGGTGCTGCAGTCGCTCACCAAGCGCACCGACCGCGGCTTCCGGAGCCTGACTCACAACGAGCTGACCCAGATGGCCGGGCGCGCGGGCCGCCGCGGCATCGACGCCGAGGGCAAGTGCGTGATGGCCCTCGACGTGCGCGACGGCTTCGACGACATGAAGCGCGTGGTCGACGGCCCGCCCGAGCCGGTGATGAGCCAGTTCAAGCTGGGCTACGGCTCGGTGGCCTTGCTGCTCTCCACCGGCCGCGACCTCGCGACCATTCGCCGCATCGTCGAGTCCTCGTTCGGGCAGTACCAGAACCTCAAGCGCATCCGCTCGCTCGAGGCCGACGTGCACAGCCTGGAGACCGGGGTGGACGACGCGCGGCGGTTCGCGGCCCCCTGCGGCGACTTCTCGCGCATCGGCCACTATCGAGCGGTGCGCTCCGAGGTCGAGGTGGCGCGCATGGCCCGCGGCAAGGGCGGCCGGCGCGGCCGCTCCGCCGCCGAGGCGGAGCCGGGACGGCTGGCCCTGGTGCGCCGCAAGAGCGGGGCGAGCCTCGGCCTCATCCTGGGAGTGGATCGGCGGCGCCACCGCGACCTGATCCAGGTGCTGCTCCCGCACGGCGGCACCGTGCAGATGAAGGAGGGCAACGTGAAGCGGGTGTTCTGGCAGACCCCGCCGCTGCACGTGCCGCGCGACTGGGAGCACCGCACGCGCGGGCTCACCGAGCAGATGCAGCGTCTCTCCGTCTCCGATCTGATCGAGCGCGAGCGGAGCCACGGGCCCGAGGGCGCGCTGTCGGCCATCGAGTGCCATCGCTGCCCGTGGGGATCGCAGAACCGCTGCGAGCAGGCCTGGAAGGGACTCGAGAGCCTCGAGCGTCAGCTCGGCCAGAAGGCCGAGATGCTCGACGCCTTCCGCAACGCCTACTGGCAGGAGTTCCTCCGCGTGGTCGAGGTGCTCGAGCGCTTCGGGGCGGTGCAGGACGGCAAGCTCCTGGCCAAGGGGCAGCTGATCGCGGGGCTGCGCCACGACAACGAGCTGCTGGTCGCCGAGATGGTGGACCGCGGGATCCTCGCCGACACCACCGTGGCCGAGGCGGCCACCCTCTGCTCCGGCCTGATCGAGGAGTCGCGCTCGGGCGACGCGGCGGTGGCCCGCCTCTTCCTCAAGAAGCGCCCCAAGCTCAAGCGGAAGGTGCAGGACCTGGAGTCGCTCGCCAACACCATCCTGGAGGTGCAGCGTCGCCATCAGCTGCCGATGCCGGTGTCGGTCTCGACCGGCTTCATGCCGTCGGTGTTCCGGTGGGCCTCGGGGGAAGACGACTGGGCCGCGATCGTGGAGGAGTCCTTCGGCGGCCACGAGGGCGACCTGATCCGGGCCATGCGACGGCTCATCGACGTGCTGCGCCAGCTCGCGGAGTCGCCCGAGGTCGAGCCGGCCCTGGCCGGCGCGCTGGCCCGGGCCGCCCGGATCATCGACCGCGGCATCGTGCTCGAATCCGCGCTGATTTGA
- a CDS encoding AMP-binding protein — MDVNEIIWRPDPETAAKTRMARLMKQHGLASLADLQRRSIEDPEWYWDAVSRDLGFHWFTPYRSVLDSSKGIAWARWFPGGRLNLSYNAIDRHVAAGRGGHPAVIAEAEDGTVRTLSYAELAAEVGRLANGLVRLGIRPGDTVGIFLPMCAEAVIATLAVARIGAVYTPCFSGYGAQAVASRLDGCGARLLITADAFARRGGVVPLKRTADEAVSASPTIERVIVHRRSGAEVPWKDGRDLWWHDVVAPESAENTALPVEADHPCLIIYTSGTTGRPKGTVLTHGGFSIKNAHDFAYLFDLGPDDRLFWVTDLGWLMGPMLIGGALLTGGTAVLFEGTPDYPKPDRLWSVLERHRVTVLGISPTAVRALMPHGEDWVTRHDLSSLRIMASTGEPWNPEPYRWLFQTAGKGRLPIINYTGGTEISGGILSCFPIAPIKPCSFAGPIPGMAADVYGDDGRPVRGQVGELVITRPWPGMTAGFWKDEARYLETYWSRWPDVWVHGDWAYIDDDGFWFIQGRSDDTLKIAGKRVGPAEVESVLVGHPAVAEAAAIGVPHEIKGETVVCFAVLRPGHQPSEPLRAELVEAVVRSMGKAIRPERVLFARELPKTRSAKIMRRVVRATYLGRDPGDLSSLDNPGGVQAISDAS; from the coding sequence ATGGACGTCAACGAGATCATCTGGCGGCCCGATCCGGAGACCGCCGCGAAGACCCGGATGGCCCGCCTCATGAAACAGCACGGCCTCGCCTCGCTCGCCGATCTGCAGCGCCGGTCGATCGAGGATCCGGAGTGGTACTGGGACGCGGTCTCGCGGGATCTCGGCTTCCACTGGTTCACGCCCTATCGGAGCGTGCTCGATTCGTCGAAGGGGATCGCGTGGGCGCGCTGGTTCCCGGGCGGCCGGCTCAATCTGTCCTACAACGCGATCGATCGCCACGTCGCGGCCGGCCGCGGCGGGCACCCGGCGGTGATCGCGGAGGCCGAGGACGGCACGGTGCGCACGCTGTCCTACGCCGAGCTGGCCGCCGAGGTGGGCCGCCTCGCCAACGGGCTGGTCCGGCTCGGCATCCGTCCCGGCGACACCGTCGGCATCTTCCTGCCGATGTGCGCGGAGGCCGTCATCGCCACGCTCGCGGTGGCGCGGATCGGCGCGGTCTACACGCCGTGCTTCTCGGGCTACGGCGCGCAGGCGGTGGCCTCGCGCCTGGACGGCTGCGGGGCCCGCCTGCTCATCACCGCGGATGCCTTCGCGCGCCGGGGCGGGGTGGTGCCCCTCAAGCGCACCGCCGACGAGGCGGTCTCCGCGTCGCCCACCATCGAGCGCGTGATCGTCCACCGGCGCAGCGGGGCCGAGGTGCCGTGGAAGGACGGCCGCGATCTCTGGTGGCACGACGTGGTGGCCCCCGAGTCCGCCGAGAACACCGCGCTGCCGGTCGAGGCCGATCATCCGTGCCTGATCATCTACACCTCGGGCACGACCGGGCGGCCCAAGGGCACCGTGCTCACCCACGGTGGATTCTCGATCAAGAACGCGCACGACTTCGCGTATCTCTTCGATCTCGGTCCCGACGACCGGCTCTTCTGGGTGACCGATCTCGGCTGGCTGATGGGGCCGATGCTGATCGGCGGTGCGCTGCTCACCGGCGGCACCGCCGTGCTCTTCGAGGGCACGCCCGACTATCCGAAGCCCGACCGGCTCTGGTCGGTACTGGAGCGTCACCGCGTCACCGTGCTCGGCATCTCGCCGACCGCGGTGCGCGCGCTGATGCCCCACGGCGAGGACTGGGTCACGCGGCACGATCTCTCCTCGCTGCGGATCATGGCCTCGACCGGCGAGCCCTGGAACCCGGAGCCGTACCGCTGGCTCTTCCAGACCGCCGGCAAGGGGCGCCTGCCGATCATCAACTACACGGGCGGCACCGAGATCTCCGGCGGCATCCTGTCGTGCTTCCCGATCGCGCCGATCAAGCCGTGCTCCTTCGCGGGCCCGATCCCCGGCATGGCCGCCGACGTCTACGGCGACGACGGCCGGCCGGTGCGCGGCCAGGTGGGCGAACTGGTGATCACCCGCCCGTGGCCGGGCATGACCGCCGGCTTCTGGAAGGACGAGGCGCGCTACCTCGAGACGTACTGGTCGCGCTGGCCCGACGTGTGGGTGCACGGCGACTGGGCGTACATCGACGACGACGGCTTCTGGTTCATCCAGGGGCGCTCCGACGACACGCTGAAGATCGCGGGCAAGCGCGTGGGGCCGGCCGAGGTCGAATCGGTGCTGGTCGGGCACCCGGCGGTGGCGGAGGCCGCGGCCATCGGCGTGCCGCACGAGATCAAGGGCGAGACCGTGGTGTGCTTCGCGGTGCTGCGCCCCGGCCACCAGCCGTCGGAGCCGCTGCGCGCCGAGCTGGTGGAGGCGGTCGTGCGCTCGATGGGCAAGGCCATCCGGCCGGAGCGCGTGCTGTTCGCGCGCGAGCTGCCGAAGACCCGCAGCGCCAAGATCATGCGCCGCGTGGTGCGCGCGACCTATCTCGGCCGCGACCCCGGCGATCTCTCCTCGCTCGACAACCCGGGCGGCGTCCAGGCCATCTCCGACGCGTCCTAA
- a CDS encoding YciI family protein: MIVFHVAIETGDDYVARRAPHREAHLQRLMALRAHGVVIGGGPSPDGRSADVFYRVDQPDDLRRLVEEDPYFTGGAWPRYSPRSFAQFLEPWEMPPLVTDGSRPATVVEGATADVEMASFALIEARGAGRMAFGGFFPGGETLALMRGDDAEKALEDLRASGLWQDGTLRARRLLHVL, translated from the coding sequence GTGATCGTCTTCCACGTGGCGATCGAGACCGGCGACGACTACGTCGCCAGGCGCGCGCCGCATCGCGAGGCCCACCTCCAGCGTCTGATGGCCCTCCGCGCGCACGGCGTCGTCATCGGCGGTGGCCCCAGCCCGGACGGCCGAAGCGCGGACGTCTTCTACCGGGTGGACCAGCCGGACGACCTGCGCCGCCTGGTCGAGGAGGATCCCTACTTCACCGGCGGGGCCTGGCCCCGCTACAGCCCGCGCTCGTTCGCGCAGTTCCTCGAGCCGTGGGAGATGCCGCCGCTCGTGACCGACGGCTCGCGCCCGGCGACGGTGGTGGAGGGCGCGACCGCCGACGTCGAGATGGCCTCCTTCGCCCTGATCGAGGCGCGCGGCGCCGGGCGCATGGCCTTCGGTGGATTCTTCCCGGGCGGCGAGACGCTCGCGCTCATGCGCGGCGACGATGCCGAGAAGGCCCTCGAGGATCTGCGCGCCAGCGGCCTGTGGCAGGACGGCACGCTGCGCGCCCGGCGCCTGCTCCACGTGCTCTGA
- the bfr gene encoding bacterioferritin, which yields MKGHDQVVTLLNEVLTAELTAINQYFVHARMCENWGYKRLWKKVREESIGEMKHADRLIERILYLEGVPNLQRLGKVNVGQTVPEQLRLDLELERVAVGALNAGVELCRSLGDNGSRDLLEEILKSEEDHVDWIEEQMELIKQVGEAHYLSQQIKEDDA from the coding sequence ATGAAGGGACATGACCAGGTGGTGACTCTGCTGAACGAGGTCCTCACCGCGGAGCTCACCGCGATCAATCAATACTTCGTCCACGCGCGCATGTGCGAGAACTGGGGATACAAGCGCCTCTGGAAGAAGGTGCGCGAGGAATCGATCGGCGAGATGAAGCACGCCGACCGGCTCATCGAGCGGATCCTCTACCTCGAAGGCGTGCCCAACCTGCAGCGGCTCGGCAAGGTGAACGTGGGACAGACCGTCCCCGAGCAGCTTCGCCTCGACCTGGAGCTGGAGCGGGTGGCGGTGGGCGCGCTCAACGCGGGCGTCGAGCTGTGCCGCAGCCTCGGCGACAACGGCTCCCGCGACCTGCTCGAGGAGATCCTCAAGTCCGAAGAGGACCACGTCGACTGGATCGAGGAGCAGATGGAGCTCATCAAGCAGGTCGGGGAAGCCCACTACCTGTCGCAGCAGATCAAAGAAGACGACGCGTGA
- a CDS encoding hemin uptake protein HemP, whose translation MIDDPGEAAITREAAPREGVRIASAELFRGRREIVIVHRGQEYRLHITKADKLILTK comes from the coding sequence GTGATCGACGACCCCGGAGAGGCCGCGATCACGCGAGAGGCCGCCCCACGTGAGGGCGTCCGCATCGCGAGCGCGGAGCTGTTCCGGGGACGGCGGGAGATCGTCATCGTGCACCGCGGCCAGGAATACCGGCTGCACATCACCAAGGCGGACAAGCTCATCCTGACCAAGTAA
- a CDS encoding SDR family oxidoreductase yields the protein MKLTGKVALITNVSHFMGPAIAEEFCREGASVALHDRDESAMKPFALIADRLGRDVLLLSGDLSRSAEADAVVDAVVARFGRLDILINNNAHPPSGSPVERISDEAWREMQARLLDEPFYCLRAALRVMRPARRGKIVNMSSAAAFPGLANYAAYTAARAGINGLTRAVGREVARDGVQVNAIAQNYVENPTYFPPALTADPEKLQRIVKNIPAGRLARSEESARLAVYLASEDADFFVGQVIPFSGGWVTP from the coding sequence ATGAAACTCACCGGCAAGGTCGCGCTCATCACCAACGTGAGCCACTTCATGGGGCCGGCTATCGCCGAGGAGTTCTGCCGCGAGGGCGCGTCGGTGGCGCTGCACGACCGCGACGAGTCCGCGATGAAGCCCTTCGCCCTCATCGCGGACCGGCTCGGGCGCGACGTGCTCCTGCTGTCCGGCGACCTGAGCCGATCCGCCGAGGCCGACGCGGTGGTGGATGCGGTGGTGGCGCGCTTCGGCCGCCTCGACATCCTGATCAACAACAACGCGCACCCGCCCTCGGGCAGCCCGGTGGAGCGCATCAGCGACGAGGCGTGGCGCGAGATGCAGGCGCGCCTGCTCGACGAGCCGTTCTACTGCCTGCGCGCGGCCCTGCGGGTCATGCGCCCGGCCCGTCGCGGCAAGATCGTCAACATGTCCTCCGCGGCCGCGTTCCCCGGTCTCGCCAACTACGCGGCGTACACCGCGGCGCGGGCCGGGATCAACGGGCTCACCCGCGCGGTGGGGCGCGAGGTGGCCCGCGACGGCGTGCAGGTCAACGCGATCGCCCAGAACTACGTCGAGAACCCCACCTACTTCCCGCCCGCGTTGACCGCCGACCCTGAGAAACTCCAGCGAATCGTCAAGAACATCCCGGCGGGGCGCCTCGCGCGCAGCGAAGAGTCGGCGCGGCTGGCCGTCTACCTGGCCTCGGAGGACGCCGACTTCTTCGTGGGCCAGGTCATTCCGTTCTCGGGCGGCTGGGTCACGCCGTGA
- a CDS encoding MotA/TolQ/ExbB proton channel family protein: MSQIATLIQTLAKGGPVMIPLLGCSIVALAVVVERLAFWWRQRDEGAAERALELAERGKLDEALEVVRGAGGATARVIAAGLAERQVSPAVAMEAAAQSQTSRLRSYLPVLDTIITLSPLLGLLGTVTGMIAAFGILSTSGMNQPTAITGGVAEALIATAAGLAIAIATLVPYNYFTARAEQAMDAMERMASRLDLALKEQQIP, from the coding sequence GTGTCCCAGATCGCAACGCTCATTCAGACGCTCGCCAAGGGCGGGCCCGTGATGATTCCCCTGCTCGGCTGCTCGATCGTGGCGCTCGCGGTCGTGGTCGAGCGACTGGCCTTCTGGTGGCGTCAGCGCGACGAGGGCGCGGCCGAGCGGGCCCTGGAGCTGGCGGAGCGCGGCAAGCTCGACGAGGCGCTCGAGGTCGTCCGGGGGGCCGGCGGGGCAACCGCGCGCGTCATCGCGGCGGGCCTGGCCGAGCGGCAGGTCTCTCCCGCGGTCGCGATGGAAGCGGCGGCCCAGAGCCAGACGAGCCGGCTGCGGAGCTACCTGCCGGTGCTCGACACGATCATCACCCTGTCCCCCCTGCTCGGGCTCCTCGGCACCGTCACCGGCATGATCGCGGCGTTCGGGATCCTGTCCACCAGCGGCATGAACCAGCCCACCGCCATCACCGGCGGCGTGGCCGAGGCGTTGATCGCGACCGCGGCCGGCCTGGCCATCGCGATCGCCACCCTGGTGCCCTACAACTACTTCACCGCCCGGGCCGAGCAGGCGATGGACGCGATGGAGCGCATGGCGAGCCGGCTGGACCTGGCCCTGAAGGAGCAGCAGATCCCGTGA